The following are from one region of the Achromobacter xylosoxidans genome:
- a CDS encoding ABC transporter permease, which produces MTTSYSADSLQDQLRLDRRASIARRLRITMWQVLILAIILGSWEILTRIPWFAQNTLFDPFFISQPSRVAVRLWEWLQPGPRSVWPHLWLTLQATMVGLLVGVGSGFVVGMTLSRSRFLADVFNPFIVAFNSMPRIAFVPLITMFFGLGLASKVVTSWFVVFFLVFFNTYKGGRSVERELVDFCRTLGGSPRQILWRVRIPTAAAWTFAALPNAISFALIGVVLAEFVGSTTGMGYLMITALATLNATDMFAAVTLLSIVGIALVYCVTWLERRLLHWAPEFRE; this is translated from the coding sequence ATGACCACCTCTTACTCCGCCGATTCCCTGCAGGACCAGCTGCGGCTGGACCGCCGCGCCAGCATCGCGCGCCGGCTGCGCATCACCATGTGGCAGGTGCTGATCCTTGCCATCATCCTGGGTTCCTGGGAAATACTCACGCGCATCCCCTGGTTCGCCCAGAACACGCTGTTCGATCCCTTCTTCATCAGCCAACCCTCGCGCGTGGCCGTGCGCCTGTGGGAATGGCTGCAGCCCGGCCCGCGTTCGGTCTGGCCGCACCTGTGGCTGACCTTGCAGGCCACCATGGTGGGACTGCTGGTGGGCGTGGGCAGCGGCTTCGTGGTGGGCATGACGCTCAGCCGCAGCCGCTTCCTGGCCGACGTGTTCAACCCCTTCATCGTGGCCTTCAACTCGATGCCGCGCATCGCGTTCGTGCCGCTCATCACCATGTTCTTCGGACTGGGCCTGGCTTCCAAGGTGGTGACGTCCTGGTTCGTGGTGTTCTTCCTGGTGTTCTTCAACACCTACAAGGGCGGACGCAGCGTGGAACGCGAGCTGGTGGACTTCTGCCGCACGCTGGGCGGTTCGCCGCGCCAGATCCTGTGGCGGGTGCGCATCCCGACCGCGGCCGCGTGGACCTTCGCCGCCTTGCCGAATGCCATCAGCTTCGCGCTGATCGGCGTGGTGCTGGCGGAGTTCGTGGGGTCCACGACGGGCATGGGCTATCTGATGATCACCGCGCTGGCGACGCTGAACGCCACCGACATGTTCGCGGCGGTGACGCTGCTGTCCATCGTCGGCATTGCGCTGGTTTATTGTGTGACCTGGCTGGAACGCCGGCTGCTGCATTGGGCGCCGGAGTTCCGGGAATAG
- a CDS encoding ABC transporter ATP-binding protein, protein MITLDKVGKAYQTRQATTHAVGEVSLTIPEGEFVSIVGPSGCGKSTLLNMIAGFLRPTTGTIRVDGRVVDGQVPPALGYIFQKDTLLPWFNVRKNVALGLKFQGVAADKIERRVAELLEMGHLSQFADAFPHQLSGGMRRRVALLMSLAVEPRILLLDEPFGALDTHTKTHLHRELIEIWRKLGQTIVMVTHDLDEAILLSDRVVVLSGPPSRVLLDERIEIPHPRDVFTLRETPQFVTHVQSLWSVLGQQFRAAA, encoded by the coding sequence ATGATCACGCTGGACAAGGTAGGCAAGGCCTACCAGACCCGCCAGGCGACCACGCACGCAGTGGGCGAGGTCAGCCTGACGATCCCGGAAGGCGAGTTCGTCTCCATCGTCGGGCCGTCCGGCTGCGGCAAGAGCACGCTGCTGAACATGATCGCGGGGTTTCTGCGCCCGACCACCGGCACGATCCGCGTGGACGGCCGCGTCGTGGACGGGCAGGTGCCGCCAGCCCTGGGCTACATCTTCCAGAAGGACACGCTGCTGCCCTGGTTCAACGTGAGGAAGAACGTGGCGCTGGGCCTGAAGTTCCAGGGCGTGGCCGCCGACAAGATCGAGCGCCGCGTGGCCGAGCTGCTGGAAATGGGCCACTTGAGCCAGTTCGCCGACGCCTTTCCGCACCAGCTATCGGGCGGCATGCGGCGGCGCGTGGCGCTCTTGATGAGCCTGGCGGTCGAGCCGCGCATCCTGCTCCTGGACGAGCCCTTCGGCGCGCTGGACACGCACACCAAGACCCACCTGCACCGCGAGCTGATCGAGATCTGGCGCAAGCTGGGCCAGACCATCGTCATGGTCACGCACGACCTGGACGAGGCCATCCTGCTGTCGGACCGTGTGGTGGTGCTGTCCGGGCCGCCCAGCCGCGTGCTGCTGGACGAGCGCATCGAGATCCCGCATCCGCGCGATGTGTTCACGCTGCGCGAAACGCCGCAGTTCGTGACCCACGTGCAAAGCCTCTGGAGCGTGCTGGGACAGCAGTTCCGCGCCGCCGCCTGA
- a CDS encoding ABC transporter substrate-binding protein, which translates to MSNSPDFTTRRRVLAAAGALAGISLVNGRVAFAQPKLGRVVYGQGSIDPFFAAGYVALKKGYFGEGGLEVEYLNSQSGPRTNQLLAAGQIAFGATAATAAPALTLAGKPATLVFGFDRKLTYANVIVRREDFESGKIKSLKDLAGKRVGATQPQSSTWLMALYLMQKAGVADKVDIRPLGDLATMLGALKTGSVSASMATMSMMEQAQQEGWGVPIFDATTESSWNEFMGGDVPGIAALTLQDTIQKRPEVVQAFVTALVRAQDFISANSAAAVTDAIYDDYLNAFPRAAIEKTLGVYKETVFLKDNIITQDAYDRMTAIMGDGRQFSNDEIKTVPYDRCVNMSFVRRARGL; encoded by the coding sequence ATGAGCAACAGCCCCGACTTCACCACCCGCCGCCGCGTGCTGGCCGCCGCTGGCGCGCTGGCCGGCATCAGCCTGGTCAATGGCCGCGTCGCATTCGCGCAGCCCAAGCTGGGCCGCGTCGTCTACGGCCAGGGCAGCATCGACCCGTTCTTTGCCGCGGGTTATGTCGCGCTGAAGAAAGGCTACTTCGGCGAGGGCGGGCTGGAAGTCGAATACCTGAACTCGCAGAGCGGTCCGCGCACCAACCAGCTGCTGGCCGCGGGCCAGATCGCGTTCGGCGCCACCGCCGCCACGGCCGCCCCCGCGCTGACGCTGGCCGGCAAGCCCGCCACGCTGGTGTTCGGCTTTGACCGCAAGCTCACCTACGCCAACGTCATCGTGCGCCGTGAAGACTTCGAAAGCGGCAAGATCAAATCGTTAAAGGACCTGGCCGGCAAGCGCGTGGGCGCGACCCAGCCGCAGTCCAGCACCTGGCTGATGGCGCTGTACCTGATGCAGAAGGCCGGCGTGGCCGACAAGGTGGACATCCGCCCGCTGGGCGACCTGGCCACCATGCTGGGCGCGCTCAAGACCGGCTCCGTGTCGGCCAGCATGGCCACCATGTCCATGATGGAACAGGCGCAGCAGGAAGGCTGGGGCGTGCCCATCTTCGACGCCACGACTGAAAGCTCGTGGAACGAATTCATGGGCGGCGACGTGCCCGGCATCGCGGCCCTGACCTTGCAGGACACCATCCAGAAGCGCCCCGAAGTGGTGCAGGCCTTCGTCACGGCGCTGGTCCGCGCGCAGGACTTCATCAGCGCCAACAGCGCCGCGGCCGTCACCGACGCGATCTACGACGATTACCTGAACGCCTTCCCGCGCGCCGCCATCGAGAAGACGCTGGGCGTCTACAAGGAAACGGTGTTCCTGAAGGACAACATCATCACCCAGGACGCCTATGACCGCATGACGGCCATCATGGGCGACGGCCGCCAGTTCTCCAATGACGAGATCAAGACCGTGCCCTACGACCGTTGCGTGAACATGAGCTTCGTGCGCCGCGCGCGGGGCCTCTGA
- a CDS encoding DNA topoisomerase III: protein MNKTLIIAEKPSVALDISRALGGFAREGDYFESERYVLASSIGHLLSLVAPNDPVKGKWSFTHLPVIPPEFELGPTDKKSAERLKLLVRLAKRKDVDAIINACDAGREGELIFRYIIQYAGVKKPIQRLWLQSMTQAAIREAFANLRDDVQLKPLEAAARSRAEADWLVGINGTRAMTAFNSKDGGFFKTPVGRVQTPTLAIVAEREERIRRFVPRDYWEVRATFVAAAGLYEGRWIDPEFKKDDRDPEKRESRLWSQAAAQSVVAACREQPGSVTEESKPSTQMSPALYDLTSLQREANGRFGFSAKTTLALAQTLYERHKALTYPRTDSRYLPEDYINTVKETMRALAQGGSNAVGGLARHAGTVVSENWVKPNRRIFDNKKVSDHFAIIPTLQIPHDLSEAEAKLYDLVLKRFLAVFFPAAEYRVTTRMTEVQGHRFRTDGKVLVSPGWLAVYGKEAQGEDANLVPVADGETVRTEDVEAVGLTTKPPARFNEGTLLSAMEGAGKLVDDEELREAMSERGLGTPATRAAIIEGLLNESYLRREGRDLVPTAKARQLMTLLSGLDVTELTSPELTGEWEHKLKQIEQGGLGREAFMREIAQMTQVIVKRAKEYERDTVPGDYATLQTPCPKCGAVVKENYRRFACTACDFSIGKHPGGRTFELPEVEELLAKREIGPLQGFISKMGRPFAAILRISDEYKLEFDFGQNDEDDSEAVDFSGHTPVGSCPKCQSRVFEHGMSYVCEKSVGPEKSCDFRSGKVILQQEISREQMEKLLINGRTDLLDGFVSSRTNRKFKAFLVRQPDGKIGFEFEPRPEKPGRAPAKTAAKTATKTAAKKAPAKKAAVKKTATKTATKTAVKKAVKKAAPKKAAA, encoded by the coding sequence ATGAATAAAACGCTGATTATTGCCGAGAAGCCCTCGGTAGCCCTCGATATATCACGCGCCTTGGGAGGCTTTGCGCGCGAGGGCGACTATTTTGAAAGCGAACGTTACGTCCTCGCGTCCAGCATAGGCCACTTGCTGAGCTTGGTCGCGCCCAACGATCCGGTCAAGGGAAAATGGAGCTTCACGCACCTGCCCGTGATTCCGCCCGAGTTCGAACTGGGGCCCACCGACAAGAAATCGGCCGAACGGCTCAAGCTGCTGGTCCGCCTGGCCAAGCGCAAGGACGTCGACGCCATCATCAACGCCTGTGACGCCGGGCGCGAAGGCGAACTGATCTTCCGCTACATCATTCAGTACGCGGGCGTGAAGAAGCCGATCCAGCGCCTCTGGCTGCAGTCGATGACCCAGGCTGCCATCCGCGAAGCCTTCGCCAACCTGCGCGACGACGTCCAGCTCAAGCCGCTCGAAGCGGCCGCCCGCTCGCGCGCCGAAGCCGACTGGCTGGTGGGCATCAACGGCACCCGCGCAATGACCGCCTTCAACAGCAAGGACGGCGGCTTCTTCAAGACCCCGGTCGGCCGGGTGCAGACGCCCACGCTGGCCATCGTGGCCGAGCGCGAGGAGCGCATCCGCCGCTTCGTGCCGCGCGACTACTGGGAAGTGCGCGCCACCTTCGTGGCGGCCGCCGGCCTGTACGAAGGCCGCTGGATCGACCCGGAATTCAAGAAAGACGACCGCGACCCCGAAAAGCGCGAATCGCGCCTGTGGTCGCAGGCTGCCGCCCAGAGCGTGGTGGCTGCCTGCCGCGAACAGCCCGGCAGCGTCACGGAAGAATCCAAGCCGTCGACCCAGATGTCGCCGGCCCTCTACGACCTGACTTCGCTGCAGCGCGAGGCCAACGGCCGTTTCGGCTTTTCGGCCAAGACCACGCTGGCGCTGGCGCAGACCCTGTACGAACGGCACAAGGCGCTGACCTACCCGCGTACCGATTCGCGCTACCTGCCCGAGGACTACATCAACACCGTCAAGGAGACCATGCGCGCATTGGCGCAGGGCGGCTCCAATGCGGTGGGCGGCCTGGCCCGCCACGCCGGCACGGTGGTCAGCGAAAACTGGGTCAAGCCCAACCGCCGCATCTTCGACAACAAGAAGGTGTCGGACCACTTTGCCATCATCCCCACGCTGCAGATCCCGCACGATCTGAGCGAAGCCGAGGCCAAGCTGTACGACCTGGTGCTCAAGCGCTTCCTGGCCGTGTTCTTCCCCGCCGCGGAATACCGCGTCACCACCCGCATGACCGAAGTGCAGGGGCACCGCTTCCGCACCGACGGCAAGGTGCTGGTCAGCCCGGGATGGCTGGCCGTCTACGGCAAGGAAGCCCAAGGCGAAGACGCCAACCTGGTGCCTGTGGCGGACGGCGAGACCGTGCGCACCGAGGACGTGGAAGCCGTCGGCCTGACCACCAAGCCGCCGGCGCGCTTTAACGAAGGCACGCTGCTGTCGGCCATGGAAGGCGCGGGCAAGCTGGTGGACGACGAGGAACTGCGCGAGGCCATGTCCGAGCGCGGCCTGGGCACGCCGGCCACGCGCGCCGCCATCATCGAAGGCCTGCTCAACGAAAGCTACCTGCGCCGCGAAGGCCGCGACCTGGTGCCCACCGCCAAGGCGCGTCAGCTGATGACGCTCTTGTCCGGCCTGGACGTGACCGAACTGACTTCGCCGGAACTCACCGGCGAATGGGAACACAAGCTCAAGCAGATCGAGCAGGGCGGGCTGGGCCGCGAGGCCTTCATGCGCGAGATCGCGCAGATGACCCAGGTCATCGTCAAGCGCGCCAAGGAATACGAGCGCGACACGGTGCCGGGCGATTACGCCACGCTGCAGACGCCGTGCCCCAAGTGCGGCGCCGTGGTGAAGGAAAACTATCGCCGCTTTGCCTGCACCGCCTGCGACTTCTCCATCGGCAAGCACCCGGGCGGCCGCACCTTCGAGCTGCCCGAAGTGGAAGAGCTGCTGGCCAAGCGCGAGATCGGTCCGCTGCAAGGCTTCATCAGCAAGATGGGCCGTCCGTTCGCCGCCATCCTGCGCATCAGCGACGAGTACAAACTGGAATTCGACTTCGGCCAGAACGACGAGGACGACAGCGAGGCCGTGGACTTCTCCGGCCATACGCCGGTGGGCTCCTGCCCCAAGTGCCAGTCGCGCGTCTTTGAGCATGGCATGAGCTACGTCTGCGAGAAATCCGTCGGCCCCGAAAAGAGCTGCGATTTCCGTTCGGGCAAGGTCATCCTGCAGCAGGAGATCTCGCGCGAACAAATGGAAAAGCTGCTGATCAACGGCCGCACCGACCTGCTCGACGGCTTCGTCTCCAGCCGCACCAATCGCAAGTTCAAGGCCTTCCTCGTCCGCCAGCCGGACGGCAAGATCGGCTTCGAGTTCGAGCCGCGTCCTGAAAAGCCGGGCCGCGCGCCGGCCAAGACGGCTGCCAAGACCGCGACCAAGACTGCCGCGAAAAAGGCGCCGGCCAAGAAGGCTGCGGTGAAGAAGACCGCAACCAAGACGGCCACGAAAACGGCGGTCAAGAAGGCGGTGAAGAAGGCCGCGCCGAAAAAAGCCGCCGCGTAA
- a CDS encoding GDYXXLXY domain-containing protein: protein MQVGTERQAGSELHAWRQFLARSTLWLGVLLLGSAAVCWVAANWQDMTKIQRFAGIQGLLAVCALAAAWTGLRLRASPGVRRTIPGALLALAGILLGALLALLGQTYQTGADTWELFAWWALLLLPWALAAGSQAVWLLWALVLNVAVALWLGERVFSWVLIFGGPGVPGLMMAGLNLVLLLGWELAARRWRASTLVGPRVLAALAISVLVLTQMLGDFLGRGLGLYNGIAWVAVTLGLGFYYQKGRRDLIILAMLAAGVICVSLRVAGEWLLRLEPGVWAALPLAALLMAEAVLAARWLRRLAGDPQTAEAAAADSEPAAASAGNSVDPADASAPVAQLAPAPVPQADPPWYVQCLLGLSAWLSTVLLLVFIAFSGFITSESGALVAGLVLCAAGVAVLRSDAGPFWRQCGTAMAFAGQILIIFGLSSSTSFASACVFVLLMAATVYAVGPDVILRFLSGLLIAAAGAGLIWRGLSPDLSGEDLLDAWLGFDAMRATFVWLPIAVTGAWATAVIFSLSHRLGGKRAHALQPLAWAFLLSVQGMVWLAGGISAQQLPAMWQLNPHTAVLVIAGALLPVAAAFAVLWPRRHVLTAGVTWGVPIALLILSLFWLPSPGVGFALAWLLLGFGLNQFRLVVFAVISLLAYLGVYYYQLDVPLLQKALWLGGAAVLLFVLRALVWLVPRLMRTIAPSRRGALPPVSAPLRWRTLAILGGLVLVLAVANGGIWQREKLLASGKVVILELAPVDPRSLMQGDYMALNFAASREVTRLRLGGERPEAEDSVMGYEPDGYVMLQTDARGVGQPLRIQPDTHPHTDAEVPLRYRIRDNSVRIVTNAYFFPEGQAERYQVAKYGELRVAENGEALLVRMLDQDLKPL from the coding sequence ATGCAAGTCGGCACTGAAAGACAAGCGGGATCCGAACTACACGCCTGGCGTCAATTTCTGGCGCGCAGCACCCTCTGGCTAGGTGTTTTGCTGCTGGGCAGCGCGGCGGTTTGCTGGGTCGCGGCCAACTGGCAGGACATGACCAAAATCCAGCGTTTCGCCGGTATCCAGGGCCTCCTGGCGGTTTGCGCGCTGGCCGCTGCCTGGACCGGACTGCGCCTGCGGGCGAGTCCTGGCGTGCGCCGCACCATACCAGGCGCCCTGCTCGCCCTGGCCGGCATCCTCCTGGGCGCGCTGCTCGCATTACTAGGCCAAACTTACCAGACTGGCGCTGATACCTGGGAACTGTTCGCCTGGTGGGCGCTGCTGCTGCTGCCCTGGGCGCTGGCCGCCGGCAGCCAGGCCGTCTGGCTGCTATGGGCGCTGGTGTTGAACGTGGCGGTGGCCTTGTGGCTGGGCGAGCGGGTGTTCTCCTGGGTGCTGATATTCGGCGGCCCGGGCGTGCCCGGCCTGATGATGGCCGGCCTGAACCTGGTGCTGCTGCTGGGCTGGGAGCTGGCTGCCCGCCGCTGGCGCGCCAGCACCCTGGTCGGTCCGCGGGTCCTGGCCGCCCTGGCAATCAGCGTGCTGGTGCTGACCCAGATGCTTGGCGACTTCCTGGGCCGCGGCCTGGGCCTCTATAACGGCATCGCCTGGGTCGCGGTGACCCTGGGCCTGGGCTTCTATTATCAGAAGGGCCGGCGCGACCTGATCATCCTGGCCATGCTGGCCGCCGGCGTCATCTGCGTGTCGCTGCGGGTGGCGGGCGAATGGCTGCTGCGCCTGGAGCCCGGCGTCTGGGCGGCCCTGCCGCTGGCGGCGCTGCTCATGGCCGAGGCCGTCTTGGCCGCGCGCTGGCTGCGCCGGCTTGCCGGCGACCCGCAGACGGCGGAGGCCGCGGCCGCCGATTCCGAACCGGCAGCGGCTTCGGCCGGCAACTCGGTGGACCCGGCCGACGCCAGCGCGCCGGTCGCGCAGCTGGCGCCCGCTCCGGTGCCGCAGGCGGATCCGCCCTGGTACGTGCAGTGCCTGCTTGGCCTGAGCGCCTGGCTGTCGACTGTGCTGCTGCTGGTGTTCATCGCGTTCTCGGGCTTTATTACCTCTGAAAGCGGCGCGCTGGTGGCCGGGCTGGTGCTTTGCGCGGCCGGTGTGGCGGTGCTGCGCAGCGATGCTGGCCCGTTCTGGCGCCAGTGCGGCACGGCCATGGCCTTCGCAGGGCAAATCCTGATCATCTTCGGGCTATCCAGCTCGACCTCGTTCGCCAGCGCCTGCGTGTTCGTGCTGCTGATGGCGGCTACGGTCTATGCCGTCGGACCCGACGTCATCCTGCGCTTCCTGAGCGGCTTGCTGATTGCCGCGGCGGGGGCGGGCTTGATCTGGCGCGGCCTGTCGCCCGACCTGAGCGGCGAAGACCTGCTGGACGCATGGCTGGGCTTCGACGCCATGCGCGCGACCTTTGTGTGGCTGCCCATTGCCGTGACCGGCGCCTGGGCCACCGCCGTCATCTTCAGCCTGAGCCACCGCCTGGGCGGCAAGCGCGCCCATGCGCTGCAACCGCTGGCCTGGGCCTTCCTGCTGTCGGTGCAAGGGATGGTATGGCTGGCCGGGGGCATCTCCGCCCAGCAACTGCCCGCCATGTGGCAGCTGAATCCGCACACGGCCGTGCTGGTCATTGCGGGCGCGCTGTTGCCCGTCGCGGCCGCCTTCGCGGTGCTCTGGCCCCGCCGCCATGTACTGACTGCGGGCGTCACCTGGGGTGTCCCGATAGCTCTGCTGATCCTGTCCCTGTTCTGGCTGCCCAGTCCAGGCGTGGGTTTCGCGCTGGCCTGGCTGCTGCTGGGCTTCGGCTTGAACCAGTTCCGCTTGGTCGTGTTCGCGGTGATCAGCCTGCTGGCTTATCTGGGTGTCTATTACTACCAATTGGACGTGCCGCTGCTGCAAAAGGCCTTGTGGCTGGGCGGCGCCGCGGTGCTGCTGTTCGTGTTGCGCGCCCTGGTGTGGCTGGTGCCGCGCCTGATGCGCACCATCGCGCCCAGCCGACGCGGGGCCCTGCCGCCGGTGTCGGCGCCCTTGCGCTGGCGCACGCTGGCCATCCTGGGCGGCCTGGTGCTGGTGCTGGCGGTCGCCAACGGCGGCATCTGGCAGCGTGAAAAACTGCTGGCGTCGGGCAAGGTGGTCATCCTGGAACTGGCTCCGGTGGATCCCCGTTCGCTGATGCAAGGCGACTACATGGCGCTGAACTTCGCGGCCAGCCGGGAAGTCACGCGCCTGCGGCTGGGCGGCGAGCGTCCCGAAGCCGAGGACTCCGTCATGGGTTACGAGCCGGACGGCTATGTCATGCTGCAGACGGACGCTCGCGGCGTCGGGCAGCCGCTACGCATCCAGCCCGATACGCACCCGCATACCGATGCCGAAGTGCCGCTGCGTTACCGCATCCGCGACAACAGCGTGCGCATCGTGACCAACGCCTATTTCTTCCCGGAAGGCCAGGCCGAGCGCTATCAGGTCGCCAAGTACGGCGAGTTGCGCGTGGCGGAAAACGGCGAGGCCCTGCTCGTCCGGATGCTGGACCAGGACCTCAAGCCGCTGTAG
- the gluQRS gene encoding tRNA glutamyl-Q(34) synthetase GluQRS: MNYVGRFAPSPSGPLHAGSLVAALASWLDARAHGGRWLLRIEDVDTPRTVPGAAEVIMGQLKALGLDWDGDIMWQSRRNDAYQAAFDSLAARGLIYGCGCTRREIADSALRGQTAPGADGERPYPGTCRHGLPPGREARAWRVIMPDGVEHFVDRWLGPQEQDVAQAVGDIALRRADGLWAYQLAVVVDDAAQGVTDVVRGADLLSSTARQRVLGRLLGLPPVRYLHVPLILDASSGLKLSKQNGAPPIDTGAPLAALMAAWRALGFDPIDAADRGHFLREATARWARRFPLPAATAA; encoded by the coding sequence GTGAATTACGTCGGCCGCTTCGCCCCCAGTCCCAGCGGCCCGCTGCATGCGGGCTCGCTGGTTGCCGCGCTAGCCAGCTGGCTGGACGCGCGCGCCCATGGCGGACGCTGGCTGCTGCGCATCGAAGACGTGGACACGCCGCGCACGGTGCCGGGCGCGGCCGAGGTCATCATGGGCCAGCTAAAGGCGCTGGGCCTGGACTGGGACGGCGACATCATGTGGCAGTCGCGCCGTAATGACGCCTACCAGGCCGCCTTCGACTCGCTGGCCGCGCGCGGCCTGATCTACGGCTGCGGCTGCACCCGGCGCGAAATCGCGGATTCGGCGCTGCGCGGCCAGACCGCGCCCGGGGCCGACGGCGAACGGCCGTATCCCGGCACCTGCCGCCACGGCTTGCCACCAGGCCGCGAGGCCCGCGCCTGGCGCGTGATCATGCCGGATGGCGTGGAACATTTCGTCGACCGCTGGCTGGGGCCGCAGGAACAGGACGTGGCGCAGGCGGTGGGCGACATCGCGCTAAGGCGGGCTGACGGCCTGTGGGCGTACCAACTCGCTGTAGTGGTGGACGACGCCGCGCAAGGCGTGACCGACGTGGTGCGCGGCGCGGACCTGCTCAGTTCCACCGCGCGCCAGCGCGTGCTGGGCCGGCTGCTGGGCCTGCCGCCGGTGCGCTACCTGCACGTGCCGCTGATCCTGGACGCTTCCAGCGGCCTGAAACTGTCCAAGCAGAACGGCGCCCCGCCCATCGACACCGGCGCGCCCCTGGCGGCGCTGATGGCCGCCTGGCGCGCCTTGGGCTTCGACCCCATCGATGCCGCGGACCGCGGTCATTTCCTGCGGGAAGCCACCGCGCGGTGGGCGCGGCGCTTCCCGCTGCCCGCCGCTACAGCGGCTTGA
- a CDS encoding DUF494 family protein codes for MFDILVYLYENYYTPQACPAADVLAKRLAAAGFEHEDIDDALGWLYGLAETTERCVDLAQAPATGTRIYTDNEYQQLGTESIGFIAFLESAGVLPAPLREIVIDRGLASPETPVPLSKIKIIALMVLWSQEAEIDNLVLEELLDEDGTRLLH; via the coding sequence ATGTTCGATATCCTGGTTTATCTGTACGAGAATTACTACACGCCGCAAGCCTGTCCTGCGGCCGACGTGCTCGCAAAGCGGCTTGCCGCCGCCGGTTTCGAGCACGAAGACATCGACGACGCCCTCGGCTGGCTCTACGGCCTGGCCGAAACCACCGAACGCTGCGTCGATCTCGCCCAGGCCCCCGCCACCGGCACCCGGATCTACACCGACAACGAATACCAGCAGCTCGGCACCGAATCCATCGGCTTCATCGCCTTCCTGGAATCGGCCGGCGTGCTGCCCGCGCCCTTGCGCGAGATCGTCATCGACCGGGGTCTGGCGTCGCCGGAAACGCCCGTGCCGCTGTCCAAGATCAAGATCATCGCCCTCATGGTTCTCTGGAGCCAGGAAGCCGAGATCGACAATCTGGTCCTGGAAGAGCTGCTGGACGAGGACGGCACGCGCTTGCTGCATTGA